A genomic window from Fusarium verticillioides 7600 chromosome 5, whole genome shotgun sequence includes:
- a CDS encoding guanine nucleotide-binding protein alpha-2 subunit, protein MLQKHMAHILVDHEISPHDPMPADYLDPIKALWVDNGVRAAIGMGNEYALHDNLTYFIEDIDRLWGEDYVPDDQDLLRSRLRTTGITETIFDLGQLTYRMFDVGGQRSERKKWIHCFENVNCLLFLVAISGYDQCLVEDKDGNQMNEALMLWESIANSHWFARSALILFLNKMDLFKEKLPKSPITNHGFTDYHGPKDDYKAASKYFLDKFKALNRNTEKEIYGHFTNATDTNLLKITMASVQDMIIQRNLKQLIL, encoded by the exons ATGCTGCAGAAACACATGGCCCACATCCTTGTCGATCACGAAATTAGCCCTCACGACCCTATGCCGGCTGACTATCTCGATCCCATCAAAGCCCTGTGGGTAGACAATGGCGTTCGAGCGGCCATTGGGATGGGCAACGAATATGCGTTACACGACAACCTGACCTA CTTCATCGAAGACATCGATAGACTTTGGGGAGAGGATTATGTCCCGGATGACCAGGATCTTCTTCGATCGCGATTGCGAACTACTGGTATCACAGAGACCATCTTCGACCTCGGCCAACTAACCTACCGAAtgtttgatgttggtggcCAGCGTTCAGAACGAAAGAAGTGGATTCACTGCTTTGAGAATGTCAACTGCCTATTGTTCTTGGTCGCAATTAGTGGTTATGACCAGTGCTTGGttgaggacaaggatggG AACCAAATGAACGAGGCGCTCATGCTTTGGGAGTCGATTGCCAACTCGCATTGGTTTGCCAGATCAGCACTGATCCTGTTCCTGAATAAGATGGATCtgttcaaggagaagctcccCAAGAGCCCTATCACGAACCACGGGTTCACCGATTACCACGGACCCAAAGACGACTACAAGGCGGCGAGCAAGTACTTCCTAGACAAATTCAAGGCTCTAAACCGAaacaccgagaaggagatttATGGCCATTTCACCAATGCTACCGATACGAACCTGCTCAAAATCACAATGGCCTCAGTCCAAGACATGATCATCCAACGCAACCTCAAGCAGCTCATTCTCTAA